The following is a genomic window from Listeria swaminathanii.
TCACGACCATGTCTACAGTAATGATGTCGCCTTGGTTTAGCTTTTGTTTGCGCGGGAATCCGTGACAAATTTCATCATTGATACTTGCACAAATAGCATATTCGTATCCTTCAAAGCCTTTTTGCTCTGGAGTTGCGCCATTTTTACGTAAAAATTCTTCTGTGAAAACTTCTAAATCCCAGCTAGTAATACCAGGTTTAATGATTTTTTTTAGTTCTTTATGCGTATCGGCAAGGATTTTCCCAGCTGCTTTCATCTCATCGATTTCGCGTCTTGATTTGAGTGTAATCATTTCTTTATTCCCTCCTAAAATTTCCGCTATTTCCTATTATAGCTCGAAAACCGCTAGAAATAAAGTAATCTGGAAAAAAGGTTGCAGTTTTTCTGAAGACATTTATAATAGAATGTATCAGTGAAAAAATGGTGGGCTGGTTTGTGCCATTTTAAACAATAAAAAATTCAGAAAATGGTGATACAAAATGACAAAAGTGATGATCGTTTATGCCAGCATGACTGGTAATACACAAGAAATTGCCGACATTTTAGGTGAAGAATTAGAAAAATACGATATCGAAGTAGAAATTGAAGAATGTATTTCAGTTGATCCTGCAGACTTACTAGAATATGATGGCGCCTTAATCGGCGGCTATACATACGATGATGGTCAGCTTCCTGATGAATTCGTTGATTTTTATGAGGATATGGCGGACGTTGATTTTAGCGGTAAAGTGTGTGCTTCTTTCGGTTCCGGCGATACTTTTTACGATGAATATTGCTTAACCGTTGATTTAATTGAAACTCGTCTAAAAGAACAAGGCGCGACGGTTCCAGTTGCGGGGCTAAAAGTTGATCTTGATCCTGACGAAGAAGATGTTGTTCGCGCAGAAAGTTACGCAAAAACATTTGTTGATGTATTAAAAGGTTAATTATAAAGCAAGCGTCCAATCGGGTGCTTGCTTTTTTATTTAATTAAAAATAGCGAAAACAGTCGCTTCGTGGTTGCTTTACCTCATTAATTGAGATACAATTCTCGTATTGAATAAAAAGATTGGAGTGATTAATTATGACAGTATTTAGTGAAAAGTTAGAAAAATATGCAGAATTGATTATAAAAGTTGGGGTAAACGTCCAACCTGAACAGAAAGTAGTAATTATGGCTCCAGTTGACGCGGCTCCACTTGTTCGTCTTATTTCCAAATACGCTTTTGAAGTTGGCGCAGAGGATGTTATTATGGATTGGCGCGATGAAGAACTAGGCGCATTACGTTATAAAAATGCCCCACTACGCGTTTTTGAAAGCGCTCCGGTTCACCGTGTTGCAGAAAAAACAGAGCTTGCTAAAGAAGGCGCTTGTTTTATTTCCATCACTTCCGAAGATCCGGATTTACTAAACGGCGTAGATAGCAACAAAATTGCAACTTTCCAAAAAACAATGGGTGGCGCAATGAGTGAATTCCGCGAGTTAATGCAAGCAAACGTGGTAAGTTGGACAGTTGTTGCAGCAGCTTCACAAGGCTGGGCAGCAAAAGTATTCCCAGATTTGACTCCAGAAGAACAAATGGAAACACTTTGGGAAGCTATTTTTGAAACAACTCGTATCAATACCGAAAACCCGGTAGAAACTTGGAAAAATCACGATCAAACACTGGCTGCAAAAGCAGATAGTTTAAATGAAAAACAATTTACTTCTTTACATTATACAGCTCCTGGAACGGACCTTACAATTGGTCTTCCGAAAAACCATCTTTGGGTTGGCGCTGGTAGTAAGAATAAAAAAGGACATGAATTTATGGCCAATATGCCGACAGAAGAAGTTTTCTGTTGTGCGGATAAACTAAAAGTGGAAGGCTATGTTTCTAGCACAAAACCACTTAGTTATGCAGGAAATATTATTGATGACTTCAAAATCACTTTCGAAAAAGGTCGTATTGTAGGTGTAGAAGCAGCGTCCGGCGAAGAAATTTTAAAAGATTTAATCGCGACTGATGAAGGTTCTCACTACTTAGGCGAAGTGGCGCTTGTTCCAGACCCTTCCCCTATTTCCCAATCCGGCATTTTATTCTACAACACCCTATTTGACGAAAATGCCTCTAACCACTTAGCAATCGGTAGCGCGTATGCATTTAATGTTAAAGGTGGCGAAGAAATGTCTCGCGAAGAATTAGAAGCAGCTGGTGTTAACAATAGTTTAACGCATGTTGACTTCATGATCGGTTCTTCTGAAATGGACATTGATGGTGTAACCGAATCTGGTGAAGTTGTTCCTGTTTTCCGTAAAGGCGACTGGGCGTTCTAATCCTTTTTTAAAACTTATGCCTTTTGCGTAAAACCCTTGTAGCTTTTGGCTTTCAAGGGTTTTCATTTGTTATTTTTTATAAAAGAGAGTGAGGTGCATTGGATGAAATTTAGTACGTGGGACATCAATTTAAAAGTAAGGCTTTTTGGGGAAGCGCTACTCGATATTTCTTTTTGGATGGTCTTCCCCTTTCTAACGATTTACTTTTCGAAAAGTATTGGCCGTGAGCTCACGAGTCTCTTGCTGATTATTTCGCAAGTGTTGGCGGTTTTCACCGCATTACTCGGCGGTTACTTTGCAGATAATTTTGGTAGAAAACGAATGATGAGTATTTCGGTTATTGGCGAGGGTTTTGGTTTCCTTGTTTTTGCAATAGGTGCCCTTCATGTTGTCGATTCTCCTTATTTAAGTTTCGCGGGTTTTGCGATTGCGAGTGTCTTTATGGCGTTTTATCAACCGGCGAGTCAAGCGATGATTGCGGATGTGGTTCCACCTGAACATCGGACACATATTTATTCAGTTTTCTATATGATGATTAATATTGCGGTCGTTATTGGCCCGATTCTTGGTTCGGTACTATTCTATAATTTCACGACAGAAACCTTACTTGCAATTGTTTGCGCAGATTTATTACTACTCTTCTTACTGCAAAAATTTGGTCACGAAACGGCGCCACTTTTAGTTAATCCTGATTTACAAAAAGAAGCGGTTCATAAAAGCATCGGAACGGTTTTGGTAGAGCAGTTGAAAAACTATAAAATTATTTTTAAAGATAAGATTTTCTTCTTATATATTATTGCTGGGATTATTGTTTCTCAGTCATTTATGCAACTGGATTTGCTATTCCCGCTCTATATTAAAGAAGTTATCGGCGCATCTAACCTGTTTTCGTTTCATTTTACTGGTGAGCAATTGTTCGGTGTGATTGTTTCTATTAATGGGTTCTTTGTTGCCGCGCTTACGGTTGTCGTAACTCGCTGGATGAGCCATTTTAGAGAAAAATTTGTCTTTATGAACTCTTCCTTTCTTTACGCGATTGCGATATTTTTATTCGGGATTGCGACTGGACCGTGGGGAGCGATTTGTGCGATTATCCTCTTTAGCTTTGCGGAACTAATGACGGTCGGTTTGCAACAAACCTTTGTTTCCCAACTAGCTCCAGAAGATAAGCGAGCGATGTATTTCTCTGCCGCTGGACTGCGTTATACACTTGGTAAAGTGATTGCGCCGCTTGCGATTACGCTTTCGACTTTAATTGGCTATACGAGCACCTTTGTTATTATCGGTATTTTAGCACTTATAAGTGGGCTGATTTATTATTATATGTACTCGGAATTTGAAAAACAACGACAAACTTCATAATGAAAAACGGCTATCTGTTTACGGATAGTCGTTTTGTTTTGATTACGTTTTTTACGATTTTTTTACGAAGCGGCGCAAATCCCTATCATATTCCCATTTTAAATTACCTTTTCATGTCATCCATGTTTAAAGAATGCTTATAAAGTGAAAAAAGTCTATACTGTTAGTTATACACCTAGAATTTGCTCGCTATTTTTAATAGAAAGTTAGGTGTGAGAATGTTTGGAACAACAACTATTGGAATTGATTTAGGTACTGCGAATATTTTAGTTTACAGTAAAGAAAAAGGAATTATTTTGAATGAACCTTCTGTGGTGGCGCTAAATACGAATGATGGTACGGTACTTGCGATTGGCCAGGAAGCAAAAGAAATGATTGGTAAAACGCCCGCTTCGATTTCTGCTGTCAGACCGATGAAAGATGGGGTTATTGCAGATTTTGATTTGACTAGCGGACTGCTACGTGAGATTAT
Proteins encoded in this region:
- a CDS encoding flavodoxin; translation: MTKVMIVYASMTGNTQEIADILGEELEKYDIEVEIEECISVDPADLLEYDGALIGGYTYDDGQLPDEFVDFYEDMADVDFSGKVCASFGSGDTFYDEYCLTVDLIETRLKEQGATVPVAGLKVDLDPDEEDVVRAESYAKTFVDVLKG
- a CDS encoding aminopeptidase codes for the protein MTVFSEKLEKYAELIIKVGVNVQPEQKVVIMAPVDAAPLVRLISKYAFEVGAEDVIMDWRDEELGALRYKNAPLRVFESAPVHRVAEKTELAKEGACFISITSEDPDLLNGVDSNKIATFQKTMGGAMSEFRELMQANVVSWTVVAAASQGWAAKVFPDLTPEEQMETLWEAIFETTRINTENPVETWKNHDQTLAAKADSLNEKQFTSLHYTAPGTDLTIGLPKNHLWVGAGSKNKKGHEFMANMPTEEVFCCADKLKVEGYVSSTKPLSYAGNIIDDFKITFEKGRIVGVEAASGEEILKDLIATDEGSHYLGEVALVPDPSPISQSGILFYNTLFDENASNHLAIGSAYAFNVKGGEEMSREELEAAGVNNSLTHVDFMIGSSEMDIDGVTESGEVVPVFRKGDWAF
- a CDS encoding MDR family MFS transporter produces the protein MKFSTWDINLKVRLFGEALLDISFWMVFPFLTIYFSKSIGRELTSLLLIISQVLAVFTALLGGYFADNFGRKRMMSISVIGEGFGFLVFAIGALHVVDSPYLSFAGFAIASVFMAFYQPASQAMIADVVPPEHRTHIYSVFYMMINIAVVIGPILGSVLFYNFTTETLLAIVCADLLLLFLLQKFGHETAPLLVNPDLQKEAVHKSIGTVLVEQLKNYKIIFKDKIFFLYIIAGIIVSQSFMQLDLLFPLYIKEVIGASNLFSFHFTGEQLFGVIVSINGFFVAALTVVVTRWMSHFREKFVFMNSSFLYAIAIFLFGIATGPWGAICAIILFSFAELMTVGLQQTFVSQLAPEDKRAMYFSAAGLRYTLGKVIAPLAITLSTLIGYTSTFVIIGILALISGLIYYYMYSEFEKQRQTS